Proteins co-encoded in one Burkholderiales bacterium genomic window:
- a CDS encoding NAD kinase, which produces MNTTPITAQQTASFQTVALIGKYKSPEIAGSLLQLADFLKARGVNVLLDRLTSAHVGACGYPVLLLEEIGRRADLAIVLGGDGTMLNIARTLAPFEVALVGVNQGRLGFLTDISIDTMFETIGAILDGQYVAEDRMLLDAEVFSGDQSVFGVLAFNDVVVSKGTKSSMIEFEVRIDGRFLYRQRSDGLIIASPTGSTAYALSAGGPVLHPGLNLMALVPICPHTFSTRPIVVASGSVIEVMMRDTVDARAHFDSHSNFDLREADRVVVRRYANSIRLLHPLGHDYYHTLREKLHWSETL; this is translated from the coding sequence ATGAATACGACGCCGATAACCGCGCAGCAAACCGCGTCTTTTCAGACCGTTGCGCTGATCGGGAAATACAAGAGCCCGGAGATTGCGGGATCGCTCCTGCAGCTCGCCGATTTCCTGAAAGCGCGCGGCGTGAACGTGCTGCTCGACCGCCTGACTTCGGCGCACGTCGGCGCTTGCGGTTACCCGGTGCTGCTGCTCGAAGAAATCGGCAGGCGCGCCGACCTCGCGATCGTGCTGGGCGGCGACGGCACCATGCTCAACATCGCGCGCACGCTGGCGCCTTTCGAGGTGGCGCTGGTAGGCGTCAATCAGGGCCGGCTCGGTTTTCTGACCGATATTTCGATCGACACCATGTTCGAGACGATCGGCGCGATCCTCGATGGACAGTACGTCGCGGAAGACCGCATGCTGCTTGACGCCGAAGTATTCAGCGGCGATCAAAGCGTGTTCGGCGTGCTCGCGTTCAACGACGTCGTCGTCAGCAAAGGCACGAAGAGCAGCATGATCGAGTTCGAGGTTCGCATCGATGGCCGCTTTCTGTACCGGCAGCGCTCCGATGGCCTGATCATCGCCAGCCCGACCGGATCGACCGCTTACGCATTATCGGCCGGCGGCCCGGTGCTGCACCCGGGGCTGAATCTGATGGCGCTGGTGCCGATTTGCCCGCATACGTTTTCGACGCGCCCGATCGTGGTCGCCAGCGGCTCGGTGATCGAAGTGATGATGCGCGATACCGTCGATGCGCGGGCGCATTTCGACAGTCATTCCAATTTCGATTTGCGCGAGGCCGATCGCGTCGTCGTCCGCCGCTATGCGAACAGCATACGGCTGCTGCATCCGCTGGGCCACGACTACTACCATACGCTGCGTGAGAAACTGCATTGGAGCGAGACGTTGTGA
- the fur gene encoding ferric iron uptake transcriptional regulator, which translates to MSTAKDLKTIGLKATLPRLRILDLFENSKVRHLSAEDVYKLLLNEGMDVGLATVYRVLTQFEQAGLLVRRHFESGKSVFEMTDAGEHDHLVCLQCGLVEEFYDREIERRQIKIAKDRGFAIHDHSLYIYADCTKPQCPNKTGS; encoded by the coding sequence ATGAGCACTGCCAAGGATCTCAAGACCATAGGCCTGAAAGCGACGCTGCCGCGGCTTCGCATTCTCGATCTGTTCGAAAACAGCAAGGTCAGGCATCTCAGCGCTGAAGACGTTTACAAGCTTTTGCTCAACGAAGGCATGGACGTTGGCCTCGCCACCGTGTATCGCGTACTCACGCAATTCGAGCAGGCCGGTCTTTTGGTGCGCCGCCATTTCGAGAGCGGCAAGTCGGTGTTCGAAATGACCGACGCCGGCGAGCACGATCATCTCGTGTGCCTGCAATGCGGGCTCGTCGAGGAGTTTTACGACCGCGAAATCGAACGCCGCCAGATCAAGATCGCGAAAGACCGCGGCTTCGCAATTCATGACCACTCGCTGTACATCTACGCCGATTGCACCAAGCCGCAGTGCCCGAACAAGACTGGTTCCTGA
- the recN gene encoding DNA repair protein RecN, with amino-acid sequence MLTTLSIRNFIIVESAELEFSSGFTVLTGETGAGKSVLIDALALALGERADSSVVRGGCDRAEISAGFEIGESGALGRWLSDNDLTGDAGVCLMRRAIDAQGRSRGFINGRACTLAQMREAGELLVDIHGQHAHQSLLKAAMQRELLDTYGGLQERVATVAASYREWRSVRDKRITVDAAAATFAAQQDELQWQLRELDALQLADGEWQQINIEYARLAHAASLLETAQSGIELLSEAEGACLTQLHAFSARVTSQIDYDPALHELLGLIEPARIQLQEAVYFLRHYQERLDLDPDRYARAEQRLAVLHAAARKFRVQPEALPALLSELRARIAELQQTSDRAALVEREAAAEACYREAAARLSTDRKRAARELSLKVSVAMGEMAMSGSRFEIALTPLAEAAASGLERIEFLVATQTGAEPSALGKIASGGELSRISLAIQTVTSQLAHVPTLIFDEVDAGIGGRVAEIVGRMLHKLGRKRQAMCITHLPQVAAAADQQWQVVKTSGRNGASCRIILLNEAARAEEIARMLGGVKITDATRRHAEEMLKNRG; translated from the coding sequence ATGCTGACCACACTCTCCATCCGCAACTTCATCATCGTCGAATCCGCCGAGCTCGAATTCTCTTCAGGCTTCACGGTTCTGACCGGAGAAACCGGCGCTGGCAAATCCGTGCTCATCGATGCCCTGGCATTGGCGCTCGGCGAGCGCGCCGACTCCAGCGTTGTCCGCGGCGGATGCGATCGCGCCGAAATCAGCGCCGGGTTTGAAATCGGCGAAAGCGGCGCTCTCGGACGCTGGCTCAGCGACAACGACTTGACTGGCGACGCCGGCGTTTGCCTGATGCGCCGCGCGATCGACGCGCAAGGCCGCTCGCGCGGTTTCATTAACGGGCGCGCCTGCACCCTGGCGCAAATGCGCGAAGCCGGCGAGTTGCTCGTCGATATCCACGGCCAGCACGCGCATCAATCGCTCCTGAAAGCCGCGATGCAGCGCGAACTGCTCGACACGTACGGTGGCTTGCAGGAGCGGGTTGCGACCGTCGCCGCCAGCTACCGTGAATGGCGGTCGGTGCGCGACAAGCGGATTACCGTCGATGCCGCCGCGGCGACGTTCGCGGCTCAACAGGACGAGTTGCAATGGCAGTTGCGCGAACTCGACGCTTTGCAACTCGCCGACGGTGAATGGCAGCAGATCAATATCGAATACGCGCGGCTCGCGCACGCGGCGAGTTTGCTTGAAACCGCGCAAAGCGGGATCGAGTTGTTGTCCGAGGCCGAAGGCGCGTGTCTGACGCAGCTCCACGCGTTCTCGGCGCGCGTGACCAGCCAGATCGATTACGATCCGGCGCTGCACGAGTTGCTGGGGCTGATCGAACCCGCGCGCATTCAGTTGCAGGAAGCCGTTTATTTTTTGCGTCATTATCAGGAACGGCTCGACCTCGATCCCGATCGTTACGCACGCGCCGAGCAGCGTCTCGCTGTTCTGCACGCGGCCGCGCGCAAGTTTCGCGTCCAACCCGAAGCGCTGCCCGCGTTGCTGAGCGAACTGCGCGCGCGCATTGCAGAGTTGCAGCAGACAAGCGATCGTGCGGCGCTTGTGGAGCGCGAAGCCGCGGCCGAGGCTTGTTACCGGGAAGCGGCTGCGCGATTAAGCACGGATCGCAAACGCGCTGCGCGCGAGCTTTCGCTAAAAGTCAGCGTCGCGATGGGCGAAATGGCGATGAGCGGCAGCCGATTCGAGATCGCGCTGACGCCGCTTGCCGAGGCGGCCGCATCAGGGCTTGAACGCATAGAGTTCCTGGTCGCGACACAAACCGGGGCCGAACCCTCCGCGCTGGGCAAAATTGCTTCGGGCGGAGAGCTGTCGCGCATCAGCCTGGCGATTCAGACCGTGACCAGCCAGCTCGCGCATGTACCGACACTGATTTTCGACGAAGTCGATGCCGGAATTGGCGGCCGCGTCGCCGAAATAGTCGGCCGCATGCTGCACAAGCTTGGCCGCAAGCGCCAGGCGATGTGCATCACGCACCTACCGCAAGTCGCGGCGGCCGCGGATCAGCAGTGGCAAGTGGTAAAGACCAGCGGCAGGAACGGCGCGTCGTGCCGCATCATTCTGCTCAACGAGGCCGCCCGCGCTGAGGAGATTGCGCGCATGCTGGGTGGCGTCAAAATCACCGACGCGACGCGCAGACACGCTGAGGAGATGCTTAAAAACCGAGGTTAG
- a CDS encoding ferrochelatase translates to MSLSTWTHGTAPKTAVLLVNLGTPDAPTARALRPYLKEFLSDRRVIEIWRPLWWLILNGVILNVRPKKSAEKYAQIWMAEGSPLRVHTERQAGMLRGYLGERLKTSGAAPLIIEHAMRYGSPSIPSVLASLRERHCERILLLPLYPQYAASTVGTVFDVVFRELTGLRNPPELRLVKHYHDDPRYIAALAQSVRDYWMTHGRPDKLLMSFHGVPKATLEAGDPYHCECQKTGRLLAEALGLEASRYQVCFQSRFGRSEWLQPYTAGLLTELGRQKTGRVDVVCPGFVADCLETLEEIAMEGKAIFLEAGGGEFHAIPCLNERDDWMHALTGIALDNLGGWVGAESDQTAARDEQSRQRALRLGAKR, encoded by the coding sequence ATGTCACTATCCACTTGGACCCACGGTACTGCCCCCAAGACTGCGGTTCTGCTCGTTAACCTGGGCACTCCGGACGCACCGACGGCGCGCGCGTTGCGGCCGTATCTGAAGGAATTTTTATCGGATCGCCGCGTGATCGAGATTTGGCGACCGCTGTGGTGGCTGATCCTGAATGGCGTCATTCTGAACGTTCGGCCGAAAAAATCGGCGGAAAAGTACGCGCAAATCTGGATGGCTGAAGGCTCGCCGCTGCGCGTGCATACCGAGCGTCAGGCCGGGATGCTGCGCGGCTATCTCGGCGAGCGCCTGAAAACCTCAGGCGCGGCGCCGCTTATCATCGAGCACGCGATGCGCTACGGCAGTCCGTCCATCCCGTCCGTCCTGGCCAGCCTCCGCGAACGGCATTGCGAGCGCATTCTGCTTCTCCCGCTCTACCCCCAATACGCCGCCAGCACTGTGGGCACGGTTTTCGATGTCGTTTTCCGGGAGCTGACCGGACTGCGCAATCCGCCCGAACTGCGGCTCGTTAAGCATTATCACGACGATCCGCGCTACATCGCAGCGCTTGCGCAAAGCGTCCGCGATTACTGGATGACGCACGGCCGGCCGGACAAGCTGCTGATGAGCTTTCACGGCGTGCCGAAGGCGACGCTGGAAGCCGGCGATCCTTACCACTGCGAGTGCCAGAAGACCGGCCGCCTGCTGGCCGAAGCGCTGGGCCTCGAGGCAAGCCGTTATCAGGTCTGCTTTCAATCGCGCTTCGGCCGCAGCGAATGGCTGCAGCCCTATACCGCCGGCCTGCTGACCGAACTGGGCCGGCAAAAAACCGGCCGCGTCGATGTCGTCTGCCCAGGCTTCGTCGCCGATTGCCTGGAAACGCTGGAAGAAATCGCGATGGAGGGCAAGGCGATTTTTCTGGAAGCGGGTGGCGGTGAGTTTCATGCGATCCCGTGCCTGAACGAGCGCGACGACTGGATGCATGCGCTGACCGGCATTGCGCTCGACAATCTCGGCGGCTGGGTCGGCGCGGAATCCGATCAGACGGCAGCTCGCGACGAGCAGAGTCGGCAGCGCGCTTTACGGCTGGGAGCGAAAAGGTGA
- the hrcA gene encoding heat-inducible transcriptional repressor HrcA, translating to MLNERAQVLLKTLVERYIAEGQPVGSRALSKMSGLDLSPASIRNVMADLEEMGLIASPHTSAGRIPTARGYRFFVDTLLTLKPLDRAEIFQLEGQLQADQPQKLMSSASQLLSGLTHFAGVVMTPKRRNTAFRHIEFLSLSDKRILLIVVAPDGDVQNRIIVTDKTYSGSELTRAANMFNQNYAGRTFGEIKHLIQDELKQLHHDLNQLLTAALEAGSQAMSETGEDYVMSGEHNLLRVEDLSSNMKSLRDLFDLFEQKTALLQLLDISGRAQGVQIFIGGESGLLPLDECSVVTAPYEVDGRVVGTVGVIGPTRMAYERIIPIVDVTAKLLSSALSH from the coding sequence ATGTTGAATGAACGCGCGCAGGTGCTGCTGAAGACGCTGGTCGAGCGCTACATCGCCGAAGGACAGCCGGTCGGCTCGCGCGCGTTATCGAAAATGTCAGGGCTCGACCTGAGCCCGGCCAGCATACGCAATGTGATGGCCGATCTCGAAGAAATGGGCTTGATCGCGAGCCCCCACACTTCGGCCGGCCGCATCCCGACCGCGCGTGGCTACCGCTTTTTCGTCGATACCCTGCTGACCCTCAAACCCCTGGATCGGGCCGAGATTTTCCAGCTCGAAGGCCAGTTGCAGGCCGATCAGCCGCAAAAGCTGATGAGTTCGGCGTCGCAATTGCTATCGGGGCTCACGCATTTCGCCGGCGTGGTGATGACGCCGAAACGACGCAACACCGCATTCCGCCATATCGAATTTTTGAGCCTGTCGGACAAACGCATATTGCTGATCGTGGTGGCGCCGGACGGCGACGTGCAGAATCGCATCATCGTCACCGACAAGACTTACAGCGGTTCGGAACTGACGCGCGCGGCGAACATGTTCAACCAGAATTACGCCGGGCGCACGTTCGGGGAAATCAAACACCTGATCCAGGATGAACTGAAGCAGTTGCACCACGATTTGAATCAGCTTCTGACGGCAGCGCTCGAGGCCGGCAGTCAGGCCATGTCGGAAACCGGTGAAGATTACGTGATGTCCGGCGAGCACAATCTGCTGCGCGTAGAGGATCTGTCTTCGAACATGAAAAGCCTGCGCGATTTGTTCGATCTGTTCGAACAGAAAACAGCGCTGCTGCAACTGCTCGATATCAGCGGCCGCGCCCAAGGCGTGCAGATTTTCATCGGCGGCGAATCGGGTTTGCTGCCGCTCGACGAATGCAGCGTGGTGACCGCGCCGTATGAAGTCGATGGCCGCGTGGTCGGCACCGTCGGTGTGATCGGCCCGACGCGCATGGCGTATGAGCGCATCATTCCGATTGTCGATGTGACGGCGAAGTTGTTGTCGAGCGCGTTGTCGCATTGA
- a CDS encoding outer membrane protein assembly factor BamE gives MRIIILASLLVAACSSTPLSPHKIDIQQGNFVNQEMVAKLQPGMTRAQVRFVLGTPLVNDAFHSDRWDYVYRYQKAGEVLEQRRVSAVFQGDKLEKVEGDVVPATGLAPEVAGRDARATAGAKAADSRSIAVDTAADTRTRTPVADASSNAGKPRIPGDVGDIQSAESAPKGKPVAVKRQAAKEEKSMTGKLLGFIGFGDDEVEGEAAPKPTVERLKGPAVARVQTGEKIKAEAGGTQTGESAGSEPKTIAEGIEEDGKLRNRAGKTIGQQLEDKFGFGSGLDSDRPTGPDGQAGASGSAAKAAKGDGKWRNREGKTIMEQVREKFGFGDDESEAEAEDVSAGTKSADKPAEVTGSKDTTARSKGSGGFEFRNREGKTVMEQLREKFSLEGPDEEAREETVRSETVSKSREPELKTGSGTISADNYKPDSSSSSGKSLKDKVLDIFGFD, from the coding sequence ATGCGCATAATTATTCTCGCCTCGCTGTTGGTCGCGGCGTGCTCATCCACTCCGCTGTCGCCTCACAAGATCGACATCCAGCAGGGAAATTTCGTCAACCAGGAGATGGTTGCCAAACTGCAGCCCGGCATGACCAGGGCTCAGGTGCGCTTTGTTCTCGGCACCCCACTTGTGAACGATGCGTTCCATAGCGATCGGTGGGACTACGTTTATCGCTACCAGAAGGCGGGTGAAGTGCTCGAACAACGGCGCGTCTCGGCGGTCTTCCAGGGTGACAAGCTGGAAAAAGTCGAAGGCGACGTCGTGCCTGCGACGGGCCTCGCGCCGGAAGTGGCAGGTAGAGATGCCCGCGCAACTGCCGGCGCGAAGGCTGCTGATTCGCGCTCAATTGCCGTCGATACCGCCGCCGACACGCGTACGCGGACTCCGGTTGCGGACGCGTCGAGCAACGCCGGCAAGCCGCGCATTCCTGGAGACGTCGGCGATATTCAGTCCGCGGAATCTGCGCCAAAAGGGAAGCCGGTCGCGGTCAAGCGCCAGGCGGCGAAGGAAGAAAAAAGCATGACTGGAAAGCTCCTCGGTTTTATAGGTTTCGGTGACGACGAGGTTGAAGGCGAAGCAGCGCCGAAACCTACCGTCGAGCGGCTCAAAGGCCCGGCCGTGGCGCGCGTCCAGACCGGCGAGAAGATCAAGGCTGAAGCCGGCGGGACGCAAACCGGAGAATCAGCCGGCAGCGAGCCGAAAACCATTGCCGAGGGCATCGAAGAAGACGGGAAACTGCGCAACCGCGCAGGCAAAACAATCGGCCAGCAGTTGGAGGATAAATTCGGATTTGGGTCCGGCCTTGATAGCGACCGCCCGACCGGTCCGGATGGGCAGGCGGGCGCCAGCGGCAGCGCAGCCAAAGCCGCGAAAGGCGACGGCAAATGGCGCAACCGCGAAGGCAAAACCATTATGGAACAGGTGCGCGAGAAGTTCGGCTTCGGCGACGACGAGTCTGAAGCGGAAGCGGAAGACGTGAGCGCCGGGACGAAAAGCGCGGACAAGCCAGCCGAAGTAACGGGCAGCAAGGACACGACCGCGCGCAGCAAGGGCAGTGGCGGTTTTGAATTCCGCAATCGGGAAGGCAAGACCGTTATGGAACAGTTGCGCGAGAAGTTCAGCCTCGAAGGTCCCGACGAGGAAGCAAGAGAAGAAACTGTCCGCTCCGAGACGGTTTCAAAAAGCAGG